CGGATCGGGTGCGTTAATGGTGCCCAGCCAAATTTCCGTATCCAGTCCGTGTTCCTCAAAAGCAGGACCCAAATAGTCGCGAATAAATTCACGCAGTTGCTCTCCGGTCCATACACAGGAAGGAAACTTCTGATCGGCAATGACTTCATTTTGAACATGAATCTGATGGATCGTAATCCCTGCCTCCCGGTAAGCCTGAACAAATTTGACAAAGTACAATGCATACGCTTTCAAAATATCCCTTTCCCAGCGCAGCGTGCCGTAATTGTAGGCTTTCGGTGATTTCATCCATGTCGGCGGACTCCAGGGTGAAGCGAACAACTTTAAGTCCGGATTGAGTTGTAACGCTTCTCGAATAAAAGGAATGAGATACTGCTGATCGCGCTCGATGGAAAAATGCTTCATCTCCACGTCGCCGTCTGTTTCATTGTGGCTATACCATTCCAGCGCGTAGTCACTCGCTCCAATAGGAAGTCGGCATATCGTGAATTTGTGCTCGCCCTCTGGGTGAAAGAGAGAATGAAGCACCCGATCTCGGTCGTCCTTTTCCAAATGATTCAGGGCCACATAACCTAATTCATTAAAACAGCCACCAAAGCCTTCTACAAGCTGATATGTTTCTCCTGTAAGGATTAGGTTGGCACTCTCTTGGGTATCGGTCAAATGGTGAGCTTGGGATTGCCAAGCTTTAGCTTTGGAAGTGGAAAACCACTGAATGGTTTGATTGCTCATGTGTTACCCTCCTGTCAGGCTTTTTGTATCTCAACTTATTATAGGGTAGGATCTTAGAGAAAGAGATGGTCTGAGCGATGACAAATTTGCCCTAATCCAAGGTTGAATTTGCGGATGAGAACTTTTGCTGATAAGAAGTGTCAAGAACACATAAAGAACACATGTCTTTGATATACTGGTGTCCTAGAATGACCGAAAGAGGGAAGTCGATTGAAGAAAAGAGTTCTTCTTGTCGAGGATGAAATACGTATTCGTGAAGTGATCGCGGATTATTTTAAACAAAATAATTGGGAAGTCTATGAAGCAGGCAATGGGAAAGATGCACTCATCTGGTTTGATTCGGTGCAGCCGGACCTGATTATACTCGATATTATGATGCCGGAACTGGATGGTTGGGAGGTGTGCCGCCAGGTGCGCAGCCGTTCAGGTGTACCGATCATTTTGTTGACAGCCAAATCCGGTGATGATGATAAAATATTAGGCTTTGAACTGGGAGCCGATGATTACGTGACCAAACCATTCAGCCCCAAGGTGCTGATTGCTCGCGCGAACGCGCTGATGAAACGGGTGGAAGGACATGTGCAGCCAGAGTCGCATATCTTGCGGTTCGGTAGTGCCATTCTCAACACGATGGCTCATCGGCTTGAGGTGGATCAGGCGGAAGTCGAACTGACGCCCAAGGAGTATGAGCTGCTGCGGCTGCTTATACATAATAAAGGCATCGTTATTTCACGGGATGCGATACTGAACCGAGTGTGGGGCATCGACTTTGAAGGAGATACACGAGTTGTCGATACGCATATCAAAAAGCTGAGAAGTAAGCTGGGCCGTGAATCACGCCATATCCGCACTATTTTTGGTACTGGCTACAGGTTTGAGGAGGAAGAATGAACAAACGGGGAGTTACCTTTAAGTTGTTCATTATGACGGTTGTGTTTTTCCTGTGTTTTTACGGTATGGTGATTTTAAGTCAATTGTTGTTTTTTGAAAATTTTTATCAGAAACAGAAGATTGGGCGTGTGGAAAGTCGTTTGCAAAGCTTCGGTCAAAGTTATGTCCAGGAGGCTTGGGGA
The Paenibacillus peoriae DNA segment above includes these coding regions:
- a CDS encoding glycoside hydrolase family 30 protein yields the protein MSNQTIQWFSTSKAKAWQSQAHHLTDTQESANLILTGETYQLVEGFGGCFNELGYVALNHLEKDDRDRVLHSLFHPEGEHKFTICRLPIGASDYALEWYSHNETDGDVEMKHFSIERDQQYLIPFIREALQLNPDLKLFASPWSPPTWMKSPKAYNYGTLRWERDILKAYALYFVKFVQAYREAGITIHQIHVQNEVIADQKFPSCVWTGEQLREFIRDYLGPAFEEHGLDTEIWLGTINAPDPWEELMKKTSTGFDEYAHTVLSDPQAYKYIKGVGYQWAGKNAIQRTVASYPELRYMQTENECGNGENSWDYAKYVYNLYQHYFTNGVNAYIYWNMVLEPKGKSTWGWEQNSMITVDPTDRKPVLNPEYYVMKHFSHFVLPGARRIGLRGSWTGNAVAFQNTDGQRVLVIANPFKESRVLNLSLGKTTHRLELEPESFNTIVIPS
- a CDS encoding response regulator transcription factor, yielding MKKRVLLVEDEIRIREVIADYFKQNNWEVYEAGNGKDALIWFDSVQPDLIILDIMMPELDGWEVCRQVRSRSGVPIILLTAKSGDDDKILGFELGADDYVTKPFSPKVLIARANALMKRVEGHVQPESHILRFGSAILNTMAHRLEVDQAEVELTPKEYELLRLLIHNKGIVISRDAILNRVWGIDFEGDTRVVDTHIKKLRSKLGRESRHIRTIFGTGYRFEEEE